GCCGCACATCATCTTGCCTTTGGTGCCGATGAACAACACGCCGTTTCCGCCGTCGCCGAACACCTCGTTCGGGCCCAGCTCCTCTGGCCGCGCCGGCTGTATGCCGCCGTCCATCCAGTGCAGTGTGATATCGCCTTTGGTTTTGGCTGTTTTCGGGAAGGTGAGGATGGCATGGCTGGAGGGCGGGCAGCCCTCAGGGAAATAGCCGCGCTTAAACTCGTCTACATACACGCTGCCTACGCTGCACTGCACATCTTTCGGGTAGGTTAGGCCCAGCACCCGGAACGGCACCTCCACCAGGTGGCAGCCCATGTCGCCGAGGGCGCCGGTGCCATAATCCCACCAGCCGCGCCAGTTGAAGGGCACTACCTTGTCCACGTACTCTTTGTAAGGGGCGGTGCCGAGCCACAGGTTCCAGTCCAGCTCTTTGGGCACTTGGGCGGTGGCGTCAGGCCACGGAATACCCTGCGGCCACACCGGCCTGTCGGTCCAGGCGTAAATCGTGTGTACATCGCCTATTTCGCCGGCGTCGTACCATTCCGCCATCAGACGGGTGCCGGGGTTGGAGGCACCCTGATTGCCCATCTGCGTCACCACTTTATATTTTTTAGCGGCGTTTGTCAGCGCACGGGCCTCGTAGAGATCGTGCGTGAGGGGTTTCTGCACATACACGTGCTTGCCCAACTGCATGGCGGCCATGGCCTGCACGGCATGGTTGTGGTCGGGGGTCGAAACAGAGACAGCGTCTATATGCTTGGCCTCTTTGTCGAGCATCTCGCGGTAGTCTTTGTAGTATTTCGCCTTCGGGAATCGCTTGATGGAATTGGCTGCCCTTCGGTCGTCCACGTCGCAGAGGTAGGCGATTTCCGCTTTTCCGCTCTTATGGAAGTTGGCAATGTCACTCTCTCCTTTTCCTCCTACACCGATGCCGGCAATCACCAGCTTGTCGCTGGGCGCGATAAAGCCCGGGCCGCCGAGCACATGGCGTGGTACAATCAGGAAACTGGCGGCCGCTACGGCACCGGCCTTCAGGAACTTACGACGCGAGCTATCCGCTGAGGAAGTGTTTGCTTCTTTTTCTGACATAATGCTGTTTTTATATATGCCTCCGCTATATAAGTTGAGGACTTTTAAAACAATTTAATTTTAACAAATGCTTTCTTTGTTTGGCAACGCCTGTGCCGCTATATGTTCTGACGCTTCAACTCATTCACAGCATGGTCTACGGCTCTTGCGGTAAGGGCCATATAGGTGAGCGACGGGTTCTGGCAGCCGGCAGACGTCATGGCGGCGCCGTCCGTAACGTACACGTTCTGCGCGTCCCATACCTGGTTGTGGGCGTTCAGCACCGAGCTCTTTGGGTCCCTGCCCATACGTGCGGTTCCCATCTCGTGTATGCCCTGGCCCAGGCCGTAGTCCGCATCGTAGGTATTCACGTTTTTCACCCCGGCTATCTCCAGCATCTCCTTGGCGTCGTTCATCATGTCCTTGCGCATCTTGCGCTCGTTCTCTTTAATCTCTGCATCTATCGCCAGCACAGGCAGCCCCCACTTGTCTTTCTTGTTCTTGTCGAGCGTCACCTTGTTCTCGTGGTAAGGCAGTGTCTCGCCGAAGCCGTTGATGCCCATCGTCCAGCTGCCCGGCTCGGTCAGCGCGTCCTTGAATTCGCCGCCGATGTTCATCTCGGCAATTTCGCGGCTCCAGCCCTCGCGGCCGGCGCTGCCTTGGTAACCAAACCCGCGTATATAATCGCGCTTGTCGTCGCCGATGTTGCGGAAGCGGGGAATATAGATTCCGTTCGGTCGGCGTCCGTAGTAGTACTTGTCTTCGTAGCCTTCCACGGTACCGGAGGCTCCCACTTTAAAATGGTGGTCCATCAGGTTGTGGCCGAGCTCTCCGCTGCTGCTGCCAAGGCCCTCTGGCCACACGTCCGTGGCAGAGTTCATGAGCACCCAGGTGGTGTTCAGTGCCGAGGCGTTCAGAAAAACCACTTTGGCCAGGTACTCATAAGTCTGGTTTGTTTCAGCGTCCAGCACCTCCACTCCTCTCGCCTTCTTGGTGTCCTTGTCATACAGCACCCTGGTCACGATGGAGAAAGGACGCACGGTCAGGTTGCCGGTGGCCATGGCGGCCGGCAGCGTGGCCGACTGCGTGCTGAAATAGGCGCCGAAGGGGCAGCCGAGCCAGCATTTGTTGCGGTACTGGCAGTTGGAGCGGTCATGGTGGGGCTGCGTGAGGTTGGCCGTACGGCCAATGATCATGTGGCGGGTGTTGTTGTAGTGCTGCTTCAGGCGGGCGGCCACGTCTTTCTCCACACAGTTAAGCTCCATGGGGGGCATAAACTCGCCGTCCGGCAGGTGCGGGATGTTCTCTTTGGAGCCGCTGATGCCTGCGAACTTCTCCACGTAGCTGTACCACGGAGCGATATCCGCATACCGGATCGGCCAGTCAGTGGCGATACCGTCTTTGGCATTGGCTTCAAAATCAAGGTCGCTGAGGCGGTAGCTCTGGCGGCCCCACATCAGGGAGCGGCCCCCCACATGGTAGCCCCGGTACCAGTCGAAGCGCTTTACCTCCACGTACGGGCTCTCTTTCTCGTTTACCCAGTAGTCGAGGTTGCGCTCGTTCAGCACGTAGTCGCGTTTCAGCACCGGGTAATTCTTGATCATTTCCTGCGTGCGGCCGCCGGCGTGGGGAAACTCCCAGGGGTGCTTGTTTGCGTTCGTATAATCCTTGATGTGCTCAATGTTGCGGCCTCGCTCCAGCATAATGGTTTTCAGGCCCTTCTGGGTCAGCTCTTTGGCAGCCCAGCCACCGGAGATGCCGGAGCCGACTACAATCGCATCATAAACATTTTCAGCCATAATTCAGGGTGATAAGCTATTTATATATAATAAGGTTAAGTATAAAACTCCAGCACTATCGAGCACGCCGTTAAAGCGGTGAGAAGTTGTTCAGATGCAGTTGAGCAGGAAATGAACGGTTAAGTATAACGCTTTATTCAAAAATAAGCAAGTTATAAGGATAAAATGCTGCATATAGTTGAGTGCTCACTATGGCTAATCCGCTACAGCTAAACGTGATAGTGATGAGAAACACCTTAGCGCCTTTAGTTCTATCTATTTAACGTATAAATAGATCTTATAGAATTTCTTCAATATAAAATGAGCTGATTTTAAGGATTGCCTTACTAGTATATATAGTGGAAGCGTTTTGAAGTGAGCCGCTACTTGCTGCGTTTCCGCTTCGTTTCTTTACAAGCTATTGCTATATAAACTTCCCTGACGATAACCCGTCCTTCAGAAAGAGCGACTCCTGTTCCATTGGCGGCGCTTTTTTCTTTGTGCCATGCCACCACCGCCACCGCCACGATTTATTTAATGAAGCGTTGCGCCCTATATATAGCACCGAGCGTGCTATATATAGGGCGCAACGCTTACTCGTGCCAGGTGCCCATTTTACCCTGCTGGTAGTCTTGGAAAGCCTCCTGTATCTCCTGCTCAGTGTTCATCACAAACGGCCCGTGCGCCACCACTGGCTCGTTGAACGGCTCGGCATGGCCGAACAACACCACCGCGTCTTCCGATGCCGCTACTTTTACCTCCTCGCCCTCGTTCCCAAACTCCACCAGGTGCAGTTTGCTCACTGGCTGCCCGTTCACGTTTACCCGCCCCCGCACCACATAAAAGAAAATGTTGCGGCTGGCCGCGACTTCCCTTGTAAAGCTGCCGCCTTGCTTAATTTCTATGCTGCTCATGTCGATGCCGCTCAACGAACGGACGGGCCCCTGCACGCTGCCCCATTTGCCTGAGATGACATTTACCTTCACCCTGCCTCCGTCTTCTGTCACAGTCGGTATCTCGTCCTGCTGCAGCCCGATGTAGTTTGGCTTGACCATCTTGTACCTGGCGGGGAGGTTAAACCAGAGTTGCAGGATCTCCAGAGGGCCTCCCTCCCGCTTGAATTTGTCGGAGGAGACTTCGGCGTGAATCAGGCCGGAGCCCGCTGTCATCCACTGCACACCGCCTTTCTGTATCACGCTCCGCCCGCCGCCGGTGTCCTGGTGCATGATGTCCCCCTCCAGAATAAACGTCAGCGTCTCGAAGCCCCGGTGTGGGTGCGGCCCAAAGGGCAGGCCGCTGTTGTTGGGGCCGTAGGTCTGCGGCCCGTGGTGGTTCAGAAACAGGAACGGGTCAATGTATTCCACTTCCCGCGTCGGCAGTGCCCGGTATGTAACCAGGTTGCCAAGGGGTGCGCTCATGGCTTTATGAGCTTTCTTTATTTTCCGTGTTGCCATATATCTGTTTATAGGAAAAAGGACACATGCCTCAAGACATAAGGTATTTATACTTTATATCGTTGATCTTCGGCTGACTTATATATGTGGTGATTTAATGGGTAGTGCAAGTTAATTTTGACCGGGTACTTATATAAATTTTGGTTTAAAGGAACTCATCTGTTGTTCTCCAAAAGCTATATATGAGTTGCTGCTAACTATTTGCCCCTGTTCCCTCCGGGACAATCTAAGATGTTGTTTGCGGCACGGGAATGTACAGGGTAAATAAGTTGCCTTTTATATATGGCTGGTATATATGGCTTTGAAGCCTGTCCAGCTTCAGGTGCGCAGGAGGCCTTTAGCAGAAAAGCCGGAGAGGCTGTGTACATCAGCTTCTCCGGCTTTGTTATGCTCGCTGCTTCTCCCTTAACCAAACAGGTCGGAGGAAAGGTAACGGTCGCCGCGATCGCAGATGATGCAGACTACCACGCCCTCGTCCAGTTGCTCGATGAGTTTGGTGGCCGCAAACACAGCGCCGCCGCTGCTCATGCCGGCGAACACGCCTTCTTCCCTGGCCAGGCGGCGCGTCATCACGGTGGCCTCGTGCTGCGACACGTCGATGGTGATATCCACACGCTCCTTTTCAAAAATCTTTGGCAGGTACGCTTCCGGCCAGCGCCGGATGCCGGGTATCTGGGAGCCCTCCACAGGCTGCGTGCCCACAATCTGCACCTCCGGGTTCTGCTCCTTCAGGTAGCGCGAAACGCCCATGATGGTACCCGTGGTGCCCATCGAAGACACAAAATGGGTGACCTGCCCCTTAGTGTCGCGCCAGATCTCGGGGCCGGTGGTGTGGTAGTGCGCCAGGCTGTTGTCGTGGTTTGCAAACTGGTTCAGCAGCAGGTAACCACCCTCCGATACCTTCTTGTTTACATAGTCAATCGAGCCTTCCATCGATTTCTCGGCGGGCGTCAGGATAACCTTTCCGCCGTAGGCCTCCATCGTGAGCACGCGCTCCTGTGTGGCGTTGTCGGGCATCACCAGTTCTATCTCCACGCCGAAGAGCCGCGCGATCATAGCCAGGGCGATGCCGGTGTTGCCGCTGGTCGCCTCAATCAGCTTCATCCCCGGCTTCAGTTCTCCCCTGTCCAGGGCCCCTTTGATCATGCCGTAGGCGGCGCGGTCTTTCACGCTGCCGCCGGGGTTGTTGCCTTCCAGCTTGCCATATAGTTTTACGCCGGGTTTGGTGTTTATATGCTGCAACTCCACCAGGGGCGTGTTGCCTATCAAATCAAGTAGGGTAGCCATTCGTTTCGCTTTGTGATAAAACTGTTCCCATTAACTACAAATGTAAAAGGTTTGTTGTAAAACGGACAAAGAAATGAAGCCCGGCTACAGCCGAATAGCGACCATGCCGCAGGCGCCCGAAAAGCCAACACCCGGAAAGGCCCGGGCGGAGGCAGAACAGCTGAATACAAAACGCTCCCGGCGTTCAAAGGATTAGCACCAGCGTACCCCCGATAATGAGCAGCGCGCCGACAGCCGTTTTCAGCGTCAGGTCCTCGTGCAGGAAAATTATGGATAGCAGAATGGTCAGCGCCACGCTCAGTTTATCGACAGGGGCCACCTGCGACACCTTGCCCAGCTTCAGTGCCTTGAAATAGAATATCCAGGAGAGTCCCGTAGCCAGCCCGGACAGAATCAGAAAAGACATGCTGTGCCTGGATATGGCCTGAATCCCCTGAAGCTCTCCCCTGGCCACGGTAATGCCCCACGCGACCACCAGAATCACCACCGTCCGGATAGCCGTAGCCAGGTCAGAGTTTACGTTCGAGACACCAATTTTGGCAAAGACAGCGGTCAGGGCCGCAAAAAAAGCCGAACCCAATGCATATACCCACCACATCATTTAGCAGTTTTATATGCATAGTACGAAAATTGCCGCGCCATGGCTTTGGGTGGCTACACGGCTGTAGTAAGAAAGGCGATACAGGAGGGGTGGCACAGGCCAAACCAGCTTAACATATAAATCCCACCAAAGACATTGATTCTGATGCGCGTTTCTTATATAAGCCTACAATCTATCCGGGGCTACCTCTACATGAGTCGCAGCAGTTCTTCTGCGGCTCCCTCCGACGAGGCGGGGTTCTGGCCCGTAATCAGGATGCCGTCGCGCACCACGTGCGGCTGCCAGTCCTCCACTTTGGAGTATTGCCCTCCGAGCGCCTTCAGCTTGTCCTCCACCAGAAAAGGCACTACCTCGGTCAGGTTCACGGCCGCCTCTTCGGTGTTGGTGAAGCCAGTCACGTTTTTCCCCTTCACCAGTGGCTCACCGTCTCCTTTTTTCACCTTGGCAAAAACCGCCGGCGCGTGGCACACAGCCGCGATCGGCTTGCGCTGCCTCTCAAAGGCTTCCAGCAGCCGGATAGAATCCTCGTTATTCGTCAGGTCCCACAGCGGCCCGTGGCCTCCCGGATAGAAGACAGCGTCATAATCGTCCGCCTTCACCTCGCTCAGCTTCACTGTGCGCGACAGCTTTTCCTGCAGTTCCCGGTCTTCGTTGTAGCGGTTGGTGGCGTCTATCTGCGCACCGGGCGCCTCGCTGTTGGGATCGATGGGCGGCCTCCCTCCCGCCGGAGAGGCGAGCGTGATGTCTGCCCCCGCATCGGATAGCACGTAGTAGGGCGCGGCGAACTCCTCCACCCAGAACCCAGTTTTATGGCCTGTGTCGCCCAGTTTATCATGCGACGTTAACACAAAGAGTACTTTCATAGCTATTGGTTTTTCTGTTGTTGCTGTTCGGTACTTATATATAGCTGCTGCTTGACGGCTTCAGCCATATATAATCAGGTATACGGGGAGGCGTTGCCGGTGAGTTGTGCTGCAGGTCGAGGCAATCCCGTGCTTTTGAAGCAGCGTCCCAGTCGCTCCACTCCCTTGCCCTCCGGAGGGGATATATAAATGCGCTGCAGCGGCCGCAAGGCAAATACAGATATGCTCCTGTTTTGTACCTTTGCCACTTAACCCCGCCTGTTTTGAGCCAGACAATCCGGAAGATCATTCATGTGGACATGGACGCTTTCTTTGCGTCGGTGGAGCAGCGCGACAACCCGGAGCTGCGCGGAAAGCCGGTGGCGGTGGGCGGCTCCAGGGAGCGCGGCGTGGTGGCGGCGGCCAGCTACGAGGCCCGCAGGTTCGGGGTACACTCTGCGCTGGCCTCTAAAATTGCGGCGCAGCGGTGCCCGCAACTGGTTTTCGTCAAGCCCCGGTTCGAGGTATACAAGGCCGTGTCGCGGCAAATCCGGGAGATATTCTTCTCCTACACCGATCTGGTAGAGCCGCTGTCGCTGGACGAGGCATACCTGGATGTGACGGAAAACAAGATCGGGATGCCTTCGGCCAGCATCATCGCCCGGGAAATAAAGTCGCGCATTCTGGAAGAAACGGGGCTGACAGCTTCTGCAGGTGTGTCTTTTAACAAATTCCTGGCGAAGATTGCCTCGGACATGGACAAGCCCAACGGCTTCACCCTCATTACCCCGGACAGGGCCGAGGAGATGGTGGCCAGCCTGGCCATCGAGAAATTCCACGGCATCGGCAAAGTGACGGCAGCTAAAATGCAAAGCATGGGCATTATGACGGGGGCCGACCTGCGGCAACGGCCGGAGGAGGAACTGGTGCGCCACTTTGGCAAGGTGGGTCGCTACTACTACCGCATCTCCCGCGCACTAGACGAACGCGCCGTGCAGCCGCACCGCGTCCGCAAATCCATCGGCTCGGAGCGCACCTTCGACGTGGACCTGACGGAGGAGCAGGACATGCTGGAGCGCCTCCAATACCTGGCACAGGAGGTGGCCCAGGACATGGCACGGCTGCAGGCGACCGCCAAAACCGTGACTCTTAAAATCAAATACTTCGACTTCACGCTGAACACGCGCAGCAAAACATATGGCAGCGCGTTCAGCTCCGCCGACGCCATCTTCACCATCGCCCGCGACTTGCTGCGCACGCCCCAACTCCCGACCTACCCGGTGCGCCTGCTCGGCATCACCGTCTCCAGCCTCCTCTACCAGCACGACAAGCAGGAAGGTTACCAGCTGACAATTGAATTTTGAGGAAGCAAGGTGTTATATATGAATATATATGATTTTACTGAATTAGATTTTTTTCTGAAGGGCTTGTCAGAGAGACATGCAGCAACCAGGGTGGCGTGCAGGAATCACTCAATAAACGTGAACTCGGGAATTAAATATTTTTAAATCAAGTACTTGCGCAACAAAAAAGGCTAAGGATCAGGTAGAAATATTGCCTTATGTTTCACCTAAACCCTTAGCCTTATGCACTTTATCATAGATACTGCCAGGGTGGTAGAAGTGTTCTGCTTCATTGACGATTTCTGTAAGGAGGTTGAGGATTATTTCACTTCCCATCCGCTGCCAAAAGGGCTCTTAGAAAAGCACCCCGCCGGCAGGAAGCCCTCCCTCTCCGAGAGCGAGGTGCTCACCATCCTGGTGCTCTACCACCTCTCGGGCTTCAAGTGCTTCGAGTACTACTACCGGCGCCTGGTACTCGGAGAACTGAGGAGTTTCTTTCCCAGGGCCGTCTCCTACACGCAGTTCCTCTCGCTGGCCCGCCAGGCCTGCTTCCACGCCTTTCTGCTGGCCCAGTGCCGGTGCAGCCTCTCCGCCCGCACCGGCCACTACTACATAGACTCCAAGAAGCTCCCTGTCTGCGACAACCTGCGCATTCACTCCCACAGGGTCTTCGAGGGGATAGCCTCAAGGGGAAAAGGCTCCACCGGCTGGTTCTTCGGCCTCAAGCTGCACCTGGTCATAAACCAGCACGGAGAGCTGGCGCGCCTGCTCATCACACCGGCTAACGTGGCAGACAACAACCACCAGGTGCTGGGGCGCCTGCTCGAGGGGCTGAAGGGCAAGTGCTACGGGGACAGAGGCTACCTCTCCTCCCTGCTCGGGGAACTGCTGGAGAAGGGCCTGCACCTGGTGGCTAAAATAAGGAAGAACATGAAAAACATGCTCCTGACGCTCTCAGACAAGCTCAACCTGATGAAGAGGGGAGGTATAGAGGCCGTCAATGATATTCTGATGAGCGTTTGCGACATCGACCACACCCGTCACCGAAACCCGCTCAACGCCCTGGTCCACATCCTCTCCGGCCTGACCGCCTACACCTTTCTCGACCACAAAAACAAAAGATTTAATCCTGCCAGAACTTTGGCTTAATTCCCGAGTTCACGCTCAATAAGCAGGCGTGTTGTTGTCTTGCTTTAGAAACAGGCCCTATGTTTCAGGTTCAGCTTTAATTTTAAGAAAGAAATCCTAAGCTCCCAGCTTGTGTTCAGGATAATCAAATAATTAAGCGTACCTTTGTAGCCCATAAGACTTACCCTAACTTATGGCTACTAAATACATATTTGTTACAGGCGGCGTGACGTCCTCCCTTGGCAAAGGCATTATTTCTGCCTCCCTTGCTAAACTGCTGCAGGCAAGGGGCTTCTCTGTAACCATCCAGAAATTTGACCCCTACATTAACATTGACCCGGGTACGCTGAATCCCTACGAGCACGGCGAGTGCTACGTAACCGAAGACGGCGCGGAGACTGACCTCGACCTGGGCCATTACGAGCGCTTCCTCAACACCCCCACCTCGCAGGCCAACAACGTGACCACCGGCCGCATCTACCACCACGTCATCACCCAGGAGCGGGAGGGCGCTTATTTGGGCAAAACCGTACAGGTAATACCCCACATCACCGACGAGATAAAGCGCCGCATGCTGCTGCTGGGCCAGACGGGCGAGTATGACGTGGTGATAACGGAAATTGGCGGGTGCGTGGGCGATATCGAATCGCTGCCATTTATCGAGGCGGTGCGCCAGCTGCGCTGGGAACTGGGCGTACACGAGTCCTGCGTGATACACCTGACGCTGGTGCCTTACCTGCGGGCCGCCGGCGAGCTGAAGACAAAGCCTACACAGCACTCGGTGCGCGCGCTATCGGAAGCAGGTGTGCAGCCCGACATCCTGGTGTGCCGCTCTGAGTACCCGCTGCCGACCGAGATGCGCAAGAAAATAGCGCTGTTCTGCAACGTGAAGACCAACTCCGTCATTGAGTCGCTGGACGCGGAAACTATATATGACGTGCCCCTGCTGATGCGCAAGGAGAAGCTGGACGAGCGCGTGATCAGCAAACTGAAGCTGCCGCACCGCATGGACCCGAACCTCGACAGTTGGAAGGAGTTCCTGGGCCGCCTCAAAAACCCGACCGCTGAGGTAAACATCGCCCTGGTGGGGAAATACGTGGAGCTGCCTGACGCCTACAAGTCCATCATCGAGTCGTTCGTACACGCGGGCTCTGCCAACGAGTGCAAAGTCAACATCAAGTGGTTCCAGTCCGAGAACATCACCAACGAGAATGTGGGGGCCATGCTGCAGCAAATGGACGGCGTGCTGGTGGCGCCCGGCTTCGGGGAGCGCGGGTTTAAGGGCAAGCTGGAGGCCATCCGGTTTGTTCGCGAGAGCAACATCCCGTTCCTGGGCATCTGCCTGGGCATGCAGTGCGCTGCCGTGGAGTTTGCCCGCAACGTGCTGGACATGGCGGGCGCCGCCTCCACCGAAATTAACCCCGACACGCCTTACCCGGTCATTGACATGATGGAAGATCAGAAACAAGTGACCCAAATGGGAGGAACTATGCGATTAGGTTCTTATACTTGTGAACTAAAACGCGGGACAAAGGCTTATTCAGTATATGGCAAGTCTAAGATCTCGGAGCGCCACCGACACCGTTACGAGTTCAATAACAAGTACTTACCAGATTTCGAGCAGGCAGGCATGATAGCCTCGGGCATAAACCCCGAAACAGGCCTGGTGGAGGTGATAGAGTTGCAGAATCACCCCTGGTTTGTGGCGGCGCAGTATCACCCCGAGCTGAAAAGCACCGCGCTGAACCCTCACCCGCTCTTCGTGAGGTTTGTGAAGGCGGCCATCAACCACACAAAATCAAAATAAACACCTTACACAATTCAACAATATAGTAAATGGATAGAAATCAAGCGATTGGCTTCGGATTGATTGCCTTGCTGCTGCTGGCTTACTCGTTCTTCTTCACGGCGAAGGAGGAGCCCGCCCGGCAGGCGGCAATACAGGAAACAGCCAAGGTAGAGCAACTGCCCCAAGCCGCAGTTGTGGAAGACGACTCGCTGGCCCAGGCCCGCAGAGCAACCGCTCTGGGCGCTTTTAGCGCTGCCGCCACCGGCGAGGCGACCACTACCACCCTCGAGAATGCAAACCTCCGCGTCACCTTCAACTCGCAGGGCGGGCAGGTGGAGGAAGTGCTGCTGAAGAATTACGAAACCTACCAGGGCGAGCCGCTGGTGCTGTTCGACAGCGAAAGCAGCAGCACCGACATATCCTTCACCTCCGGCGACGGGAAGCAGATAAAACTATCCTACCTGTACTTCACGGCCTCCGAAGTGAAAGAGGTGCAGGGAGAAGGCGGGACCTCGGGCAAAACGGTGTCCTTCCGGGCGCAATTGGGCGACGGGCAGTACATAGAGCAGGTATATACCCTGTTCGATAAGAATTTCCTGCTGGGCTATAAGCTTGATTTTGAAGGTCTGGAGCAACAGGTAAGCGGCCAGAACATCACCTTTACCTGGACCGACCAGCTGAAGCAGCTGGAGCGCGACCTGAAACAGAACCGGGACAAGTCCACCATCAATTTCGCCACGGTAGAGGATGGCTATGATAATCTGTCCATTGCGGAAGAAACGGTGGCGGAGACAGTGGAGCAACCTTTGAAGTGGGTGGCCTACAAGCAGAACTTCTTTACCGCAGGCATCATTGCCGGCAGCCAGTTTGCCGGAGCCAGGATGGAGGCCGCCACCGACCCCGCCGACTCGGCCGTCGTGAAGACAATGGCCTCGCAGATACTCATTCCAACGAAGGAGGTGCTGGATGGCGCTGGAGAGTTCACGTTCTACTTCGGCCCGAACGACTACAAGATACTGAAGCAC
This window of the Pontibacter russatus genome carries:
- the yidC gene encoding membrane protein insertase YidC codes for the protein MDRNQAIGFGLIALLLLAYSFFFTAKEEPARQAAIQETAKVEQLPQAAVVEDDSLAQARRATALGAFSAAATGEATTTTLENANLRVTFNSQGGQVEEVLLKNYETYQGEPLVLFDSESSSTDISFTSGDGKQIKLSYLYFTASEVKEVQGEGGTSGKTVSFRAQLGDGQYIEQVYTLFDKNFLLGYKLDFEGLEQQVSGQNITFTWTDQLKQLERDLKQNRDKSTINFATVEDGYDNLSIAEETVAETVEQPLKWVAYKQNFFTAGIIAGSQFAGARMEAATDPADSAVVKTMASQILIPTKEVLDGAGEFTFYFGPNDYKILKHIGHDFDKNLDLGWGIFSYVNKWLIIPAFDFLENYIGNYGIIIILLVLYIKTILFPLTYKSYVSMAKMKVLKPEIDAIKERNDGDMQKTQMETMKLYQEMGVNPISGCIPMLLQIPILFAMFNFFPNSIELRQEPFLWAADLSTYDVFMKLPFTIPFYGDHVSMFTLLMTASTILYTWSNNQVNTMQGPMKFYSYLMPFIFMFVLNSYPAGLSFYYFMSNIVTFGQQAAIRKFVDEGKIRAKLEDNKHKIKEKKKTGGPSFTERMQEAMRQASEKEQQKRKAKK